The Lycium barbarum isolate Lr01 chromosome 9, ASM1917538v2, whole genome shotgun sequence genome has a segment encoding these proteins:
- the LOC132612070 gene encoding uncharacterized protein LOC132612070, with the protein MGPSILHKGHLHLEYHSTQASWIIWKILKARQYLENTLITRAEFLSQQNYSIKNMYNRLRGTYTKIQWKKLICNNQGSPKWLFILYLALQRKLYTKDRLIKLGRNYSPTCPLCEGADENIRHIFFLCPISALIWQKILHWQGISKPVPGWLEEQNWAKSNAAGNNSKAEIYRMPLAGCVYYLWQERNQRLFQNKKRTKDTMLGQIIQDIHYRGTPTSQLAKQFERLNFYP; encoded by the coding sequence ATGGGTCCATCAATACTACATAAAGGGCACTTACATCTGGAATATCATAGTACACAAGCTTCATGGATCATTTGGAAGATATTAAAGGCAAGACAGTATTTGGAGAATACACTGATCACTAGAGCTGAATTCCTCAGCCAACAGAATTACTCTATTAAAAATATGTACAACAGACTGAGAGGAACCTATACAAAGATTCAGTGGAAGAAGCTCATTTGCAATAACCAAGGAAGTCCTAAATGGTTGTTCATTCTGTATTTAGCTCTGCAAAGGAAACTGTACACCAAAGATAGATTGATAAAATTGGGTAGGAACTACAGTCCAACATGTCCATTGTGTGAAGGAGCAGATGAAAACATTCGGCACATATTCTTCCTTTGTCCAATATCAGCACTCATATGGCAAAAGATACTACATTGGCAAGGCATCTCAAAACCAGTACCAGGGTGGTTGGAAGAACAAAATTGGGCCAAGAGCAATGCAGCAGGAAACAATTCAAAAGCTGAAATCTACAGAATGCCATTGGCCGGCTGCGTCTATTACCTATGGCAGGAGAGGAATCAAAGACTCTTTCAGAACAAAAAGAGGACAAAAGACACAATGTTGGGGCAGATCATCCAAGATATCCACTATAGAGGAACACCAACATCTCAATTGGCAAAACAGTTTGAGAGGCTTAATTTTTATCCTTAG